A single genomic interval of Alteromonas sp. BL110 harbors:
- a CDS encoding aminodeoxychorismate/anthranilate synthase component II, producing the protein MNQQVTTLFLLDNVDSFTYNLVDELRTLNLDIKVYRNTVSADALFERMQEQATKGPVLLMLSPGPGAPSEAGCMPELLKKVHGVFPVIGICLGHQAIVEHYGGTVGRASQVMHGKSSAITHSEDAMFKGLQQPLHVARYHSLVAHTLPEKLTVCASTINDDGSEAVMAVYNSEDRMLGFQFHPESILTAHGSLLLKQSIDYLTLQGANHA; encoded by the coding sequence ATGAATCAGCAAGTGACCACCCTATTTTTGCTCGACAATGTAGACTCATTTACCTACAACCTTGTTGACGAACTGCGCACCTTAAATCTAGACATTAAAGTGTATCGCAACACGGTTTCAGCAGATGCTTTGTTTGAAAGAATGCAGGAACAAGCAACGAAAGGCCCTGTGCTTCTTATGTTGTCGCCAGGTCCAGGCGCACCAAGTGAAGCTGGATGTATGCCTGAGCTACTTAAAAAGGTACACGGGGTGTTCCCCGTAATTGGTATTTGTTTAGGCCATCAAGCTATTGTTGAGCATTACGGCGGCACCGTAGGTCGCGCCAGCCAAGTTATGCACGGCAAGTCTTCTGCAATTACCCATTCTGAAGATGCCATGTTCAAAGGCTTACAGCAGCCTTTACACGTAGCACGATACCACTCTTTAGTGGCACATACATTGCCTGAAAAGCTTACTGTGTGCGCATCTACAATAAACGATGATGGCAGTGAAGCTGTAATGGCAGTTTACAATAGCGAAGATCGCATGTTGGGTTTCCAGTTTCACCCAGAATCTATTTTAACAGCCCACGGTAGTTTGCTGTTAAAACAAAGTATTGATTATTTAACGTTACAGGGAGCGAACCATGCTTAA
- the trpD gene encoding anthranilate phosphoribosyltransferase yields the protein MLNAGPLLEQIMLREPLSQTEAYSLFNSIMHGEQSEVMIASVLTALKMKKESPGEIAGAASAMVANALPFPTPSYEFADIVGTGGDGHNTINISSAAGVVAASCGVKVAKHGNRSVSSKSGSADLFRQFGLNLEISPETSRKCLDEANFTFLFAPVYHAGMRHAAPVRAAMKTRTLFNILGPLANPAGPTHGVFGVYSPELLEPYAKTLMLLGQHRAMIVHGDGLDELALHGESMIYDLEHGDIRKLTVTAEDFGLPHYPLSAIEGGEPEENRQFVEAALNGEGKEAHRAAIAMNCGALLKVTGKASTFKEGAEMAMNAMTEGLPMQLLTKVAKITQEVSTNG from the coding sequence ATGCTTAACGCAGGCCCTCTACTAGAACAAATTATGTTGCGCGAACCGCTGTCGCAAACCGAGGCTTACAGCTTGTTTAACAGCATCATGCACGGTGAGCAAAGCGAAGTGATGATTGCTTCAGTGCTGACTGCGCTGAAAATGAAAAAAGAATCTCCCGGTGAAATTGCGGGTGCAGCGAGTGCCATGGTTGCCAATGCACTGCCCTTCCCAACACCGTCTTATGAGTTTGCAGACATCGTGGGTACAGGTGGCGATGGCCACAACACCATTAATATTTCTAGTGCAGCTGGGGTGGTTGCCGCATCTTGTGGTGTGAAGGTGGCGAAACACGGTAATCGCAGTGTATCGAGCAAATCTGGATCAGCCGATTTGTTTCGCCAATTTGGACTTAACTTAGAGATAAGCCCAGAAACTTCGCGTAAGTGCCTAGATGAAGCAAATTTCACATTTCTTTTTGCGCCGGTATATCACGCAGGTATGCGCCACGCAGCCCCCGTGCGCGCTGCGATGAAGACCAGAACCTTGTTTAATATACTGGGGCCACTGGCAAACCCGGCGGGTCCAACTCACGGCGTTTTCGGCGTATACTCCCCCGAACTGCTTGAACCTTACGCAAAAACCCTTATGCTGCTTGGCCAACACCGCGCAATGATAGTGCATGGCGATGGCTTGGATGAACTGGCGCTTCACGGCGAATCAATGATTTACGACCTTGAGCATGGCGACATCCGCAAGCTTACCGTTACAGCTGAAGACTTCGGTTTACCTCATTATCCTCTTTCGGCGATTGAAGGTGGCGAGCCTGAAGAAAACCGACAGTTTGTTGAAGCAGCGCTAAACGGCGAAGGCAAAGAGGCGCACCGCGCGGCTATCGCAATGAATTGCGGAGCACTGTTGAAAGTAACCGGTAAAGCCTCAACCTTTAAAGAAGGGGCAGAAATGGCAATGAACGCTATGACCGAAGGGTTACCCATGCAGTTATTAACGAAAGTTGCCAAAATTACTCAGGAGGTAAGCACGAATGGCTAA
- the trpCF gene encoding bifunctional indole-3-glycerol-phosphate synthase TrpC/phosphoribosylanthranilate isomerase TrpF, whose product MANVLEKIVADKREEVAARKEALPLESFKANLVPSEKSLFAALSEPNAGFIFECKKASPSKGLIREHFDLDEILAAYTPYAAGISVLTDEKYFQGKFEYLAYVTERVAQPVLNKDFFVDTYQVYLARHYNADAVLLMLSVLNDDEYRELASVANELSLDILTEVSNEEEMERAIALEANIIGINNRNLRDLSTDLATTERLVPMLEKATHDYVVISESGIYTHQDVLRLAPISQGFLVGSALMAEADLPRAVKTLVNGAVKVCGLTSSEQAQMAFDKGASFGGLIFAEKSPRCVSEAQALNITQSVNGAFVGVFVNHDVDDVASLATSLNLFAVQLHGSEDETYISALADKLPEGCEIWNVEGVKAASSDALPETVDRHLNNSLISRVLLDCQVGNAKGGTGEAFDWQLLNDIEAKHKLVLAGGINAQNVADAIATGSGAIDVNSGVETAPGEKCEERLDALFAICRRY is encoded by the coding sequence ATGGCTAATGTGCTTGAGAAAATTGTTGCAGACAAACGAGAAGAAGTGGCCGCACGCAAAGAAGCACTGCCGCTAGAAAGCTTCAAGGCGAACCTAGTTCCTTCGGAAAAGAGTCTATTTGCGGCGCTTAGTGAGCCAAACGCAGGCTTTATCTTCGAATGTAAAAAAGCATCGCCTTCAAAAGGCCTTATTCGAGAGCACTTCGATTTAGACGAGATTTTAGCTGCTTACACGCCCTATGCTGCCGGTATTTCTGTGCTGACAGACGAGAAGTACTTCCAAGGTAAATTTGAGTACTTAGCTTATGTTACCGAACGCGTAGCTCAGCCTGTGCTTAACAAAGATTTTTTCGTTGATACTTATCAAGTCTATTTAGCCCGTCACTACAATGCTGATGCTGTGCTATTGATGCTTAGTGTGCTAAATGACGATGAGTATCGCGAATTGGCAAGCGTTGCTAACGAGCTGTCATTAGACATTCTTACCGAGGTAAGTAACGAAGAAGAGATGGAGCGTGCCATTGCCCTTGAAGCCAACATCATTGGCATCAACAATCGCAACTTACGCGATCTTTCGACCGATTTAGCGACCACCGAACGCTTGGTGCCCATGCTAGAAAAAGCTACCCACGACTATGTGGTTATTTCTGAGTCGGGCATATACACACATCAAGACGTGCTTCGTTTAGCACCTATATCCCAAGGCTTTTTAGTAGGCAGTGCGTTAATGGCCGAGGCTGACCTACCACGCGCAGTGAAAACGTTAGTGAATGGTGCAGTAAAAGTGTGTGGGCTTACCAGCTCCGAACAAGCACAAATGGCGTTTGATAAGGGCGCAAGTTTTGGTGGGCTTATCTTTGCTGAAAAATCGCCGCGCTGCGTGAGTGAAGCACAGGCTTTGAATATAACTCAAAGCGTTAACGGCGCTTTTGTTGGCGTGTTCGTTAATCACGACGTTGATGACGTTGCTTCTCTTGCCACTTCACTCAATTTGTTCGCCGTTCAGCTACACGGTAGCGAAGATGAAACCTACATTTCTGCGCTTGCAGACAAGCTACCAGAAGGTTGTGAAATTTGGAACGTCGAAGGCGTTAAAGCAGCTTCTTCTGACGCTCTACCAGAAACAGTGGACAGACACTTAAATAACAGCCTTATCAGCCGCGTTCTTCTGGATTGCCAAGTAGGTAATGCAAAAGGCGGTACAGGCGAAGCATTCGACTGGCAGTTATTAAATGATATCGAAGCGAAGCATAAGTTAGTGCTTGCTGGCGGTATCAACGCCCAGAACGTTGCAGATGCTATTGCAACCGGCAGCGGTGCTATTGATGTAAATTCAGGTGTAGAAACCGCACCCGGCGAGAAATGCGAAGAAAGACTCGACGCGCTTTTTGCCATTTGCCGCCGTTACTAA
- the trpB gene encoding tryptophan synthase subunit beta, with protein sequence MNQLDTKFGEFGGMYVPELLIPALDQLEKAFLDAKDDPAFNEEFLSLLKDYAGRPTSMTLTRNLVSNPKVKLYLKREDLLHGGAHKTNQVLGQALLTKRMGKKEVIAETGAGQHGVATALACALLGLKARIYMGAKDVERQAPNVFRMKLMGAEVIPVNAGSGTLKDAVNEAMRDWSANYDKAHYLLGTAAGPHPFPTIVREYHRMIGEETRAQIMEKEGRLPDAVVACVGGGSNAIGMFADFIDEPSVRLVGVEPAGKGVHTKEHGATIVTGTKGILHGAYTFIMQDNEGQIEESYSVSAGLDYPAVGPQHAYLHDIGRAEYVAATDEEALNAFQLLARKEGIIPALESSHALAHALNMADEAEEETIIVVNLSGRGDKDLAHVINILGDDL encoded by the coding sequence ATGAACCAGTTAGATACAAAGTTTGGCGAATTTGGTGGCATGTACGTGCCCGAACTACTTATTCCAGCGCTAGACCAGCTGGAAAAAGCATTTTTGGATGCCAAGGACGACCCAGCCTTCAACGAAGAGTTTTTATCTTTGTTAAAAGACTATGCCGGTCGCCCGACATCAATGACGTTAACTCGCAACCTAGTGAGTAACCCAAAAGTAAAATTATACTTAAAACGTGAAGACTTACTTCACGGCGGCGCGCACAAAACTAACCAAGTATTAGGCCAAGCGCTACTTACCAAGCGTATGGGTAAAAAAGAAGTTATTGCCGAAACTGGCGCAGGTCAGCACGGTGTTGCTACTGCTTTAGCATGTGCGTTGCTTGGGCTTAAAGCACGTATTTATATGGGTGCGAAAGACGTTGAACGCCAAGCGCCAAACGTGTTCCGTATGAAGCTTATGGGCGCAGAGGTTATCCCTGTAAACGCGGGCTCAGGTACGCTTAAAGATGCCGTAAATGAAGCCATGCGCGACTGGTCAGCAAACTATGATAAAGCGCACTACTTATTAGGTACCGCTGCGGGCCCTCATCCGTTCCCTACTATTGTTCGTGAATATCACCGAATGATAGGCGAAGAGACTCGTGCACAAATTATGGAAAAAGAAGGCCGCCTTCCTGATGCAGTAGTGGCATGTGTGGGCGGAGGCTCAAATGCTATCGGTATGTTCGCAGACTTCATTGATGAGCCTTCTGTACGCCTAGTGGGCGTTGAGCCTGCGGGTAAAGGGGTGCATACCAAAGAACACGGTGCAACTATCGTGACGGGAACAAAAGGTATTCTTCACGGCGCTTACACCTTCATTATGCAAGACAACGAAGGCCAGATTGAAGAGAGCTACTCAGTATCGGCTGGTCTCGACTACCCTGCTGTAGGCCCTCAGCATGCCTATCTTCACGACATTGGACGAGCGGAATACGTAGCAGCAACCGACGAAGAAGCGCTAAACGCATTCCAATTGCTTGCTAGAAAAGAAGGTATTATTCCTGCCCTTGAATCGTCGCATGCTTTAGCGCACGCGCTTAACATGGCAGATGAAGCGGAAGAAGAGACCATCATCGTAGTTAACTTATCAGGTCGTGGCGACAAAGATTTAGCGCACGTTATCAACATTTTAGGGGACGATTTATAA
- the trpA gene encoding tryptophan synthase subunit alpha: protein MDRYAQMFAGLDEKNQGAFVPFVMVGDPDLEQSEAVICKLVESGADALELGIPYSDPIADGPTIQASAIRALSNKVTVADCLGVISRVRAKYPNVPIGLLLYSNLVMAQGVENFYSKAQEAGVDSILVADVPIREAAPFQKAAEATGISQILIAPPNATDETMEKIGEYSKGYTYLLGRAGVTGAETAANVPASELIERLNKHKAAPALLGFGISTPEQVKSAIDAGAAGAISGSATVNIIAANLSDSHKMLSELGSFVENMKAATAKG, encoded by the coding sequence ATGGATAGATATGCACAAATGTTTGCCGGCCTTGATGAAAAGAACCAAGGCGCATTCGTACCTTTCGTTATGGTAGGCGACCCTGATTTAGAACAATCTGAAGCCGTTATTTGCAAGCTTGTTGAGAGTGGTGCGGATGCTCTTGAGTTAGGTATTCCTTACTCTGACCCTATCGCTGATGGCCCGACTATTCAAGCCTCAGCCATCCGCGCATTAAGTAACAAGGTAACGGTAGCGGATTGCTTAGGCGTAATTTCACGGGTTCGCGCAAAATATCCTAACGTTCCGATTGGTTTATTGCTATACAGTAACCTGGTTATGGCTCAAGGTGTTGAGAATTTTTATAGCAAAGCGCAAGAAGCAGGTGTTGATTCAATTTTGGTTGCCGACGTGCCAATTCGCGAGGCGGCACCTTTCCAGAAGGCTGCGGAAGCAACGGGCATTTCACAAATTCTGATTGCACCGCCTAATGCTACTGATGAAACTATGGAAAAAATCGGGGAATACTCGAAAGGTTACACGTATTTGCTGGGTCGTGCGGGCGTTACTGGCGCAGAAACTGCCGCAAACGTACCTGCGTCAGAGCTTATTGAACGCTTAAACAAACACAAAGCAGCACCAGCCTTGTTAGGTTTTGGTATTTCTACACCTGAACAGGTTAAATCTGCCATTGACGCTGGAGCCGCGGGTGCGATTTCGGGCTCGGCGACAGTGAATATCATCGCTGCGAATTTATCGGACAGTCACAAAATGCTAAGTGAGCTCGGCAGCTTCGTTGAAAACATGAAAGCGGCTACGGCGAAAGGATAA
- a CDS encoding YciI family protein: MLYMICATDVADSLEKRLAARPAHLERLNTLKDAGRLVMAGPFPAVDSPDPGPAGFTGSLVVAEFDSLEDAQAWADGDPYIEAGVYESVVVKPYKKVLP; encoded by the coding sequence ATGCTATATATGATTTGTGCAACCGATGTTGCGGACAGTCTAGAAAAGCGACTTGCGGCGCGCCCTGCCCACCTTGAGCGTTTGAATACATTAAAAGACGCAGGCCGTTTAGTCATGGCTGGCCCCTTCCCAGCGGTAGACAGCCCAGATCCAGGTCCAGCTGGTTTCACGGGCTCGCTAGTGGTAGCAGAGTTTGATTCACTAGAGGACGCCCAAGCATGGGCAGACGGCGACCCGTATATTGAGGCAGGTGTTTACGAAAGTGTTGTAGTTAAGCCTTATAAAAAGGTTTTACCTTAG
- a CDS encoding pyridoxamine 5'-phosphate oxidase family protein, with product MSSDIKKTMWKAMSDSPKVMVSLVGEDMHAEPMYAQIDKDADSEFWFYTSRDNRIAKGGKAMVHFASKGHDVFACIRGNLTVESRKEVIDKYWSNPVEAWFEKGKDDPALLMLRFELADAEVWDADPSLKGMFKMMTGKTVKPEEMGDHEKVDL from the coding sequence ATGTCGAGCGATATTAAGAAAACTATGTGGAAAGCAATGTCAGATAGCCCAAAGGTAATGGTAAGTCTGGTCGGTGAGGATATGCATGCCGAGCCTATGTACGCCCAAATTGATAAAGACGCTGATAGCGAGTTTTGGTTTTACACTAGTCGAGACAACCGCATTGCTAAAGGTGGAAAAGCCATGGTTCACTTTGCTTCTAAGGGGCACGATGTATTTGCGTGTATTCGAGGCAATCTCACCGTTGAGTCACGCAAAGAGGTGATTGATAAATATTGGTCTAACCCAGTAGAAGCATGGTTCGAGAAAGGTAAAGATGACCCTGCTTTGTTAATGCTTCGCTTTGAGTTAGCTGATGCAGAGGTGTGGGATGCAGACCCTTCACTTAAAGGCATGTTCAAAATGATGACGGGGAAAACAGTGAAGCCAGAAGAGATGGGCGACCACGAAAAGGTAGACCTGTAA
- a CDS encoding PepSY domain-containing protein yields MTSSLRVAVVCLMLASSNIAPAMALQGSGSDISKSEAAERARAAANGRVLKVEKTSKNYRVKVLKKSGRVVSVDVDKRSGKVKTSKDKD; encoded by the coding sequence ATGACATCATCGCTTCGTGTTGCAGTAGTTTGTTTAATGTTAGCCTCATCTAACATAGCGCCCGCTATGGCGTTGCAAGGCTCTGGGAGCGATATCTCAAAAAGCGAAGCAGCAGAGCGCGCTCGCGCTGCTGCAAATGGACGCGTTTTAAAAGTTGAAAAAACCTCAAAAAACTACCGTGTTAAAGTCCTCAAAAAGTCGGGACGAGTAGTATCGGTAGATGTAGACAAACGTTCCGGCAAGGTGAAAACAAGCAAAGATAAGGACTAA
- a CDS encoding response regulator transcription factor, translated as MRILVAEDDSRLLTQLDALLQQNGYSVDLADNGEHALFLIKEYSYDLAIVDIGMPKLDGFEVIRKARQADIACPILILTARDRWQEKVEGLDAGADDYLTKPFHNEELLARTKALIRRASGQANPTIQFGPISLDTVSEELSLNGEALDLTAYEYKVMEYLMLNPQKVISKTELTEHIYDQDFDLDSNVIEVFVGRLRKKLDPSGELKPIETLRGRGYRINRSL; from the coding sequence ATGCGCATTCTGGTAGCGGAAGACGACAGCAGATTATTAACTCAACTTGATGCACTGCTTCAACAAAACGGTTACAGCGTAGATTTAGCTGATAACGGCGAACACGCGCTTTTCCTCATTAAAGAATATAGCTATGACTTGGCTATCGTCGACATAGGTATGCCAAAACTTGACGGCTTTGAGGTTATAAGAAAAGCTCGCCAAGCTGACATCGCATGCCCCATACTTATTCTAACAGCGAGAGATCGTTGGCAAGAAAAGGTAGAAGGACTTGATGCAGGCGCCGATGACTACCTCACTAAGCCTTTTCATAACGAAGAACTGCTTGCTCGGACGAAAGCTCTCATTCGAAGAGCTTCAGGACAAGCAAACCCTACGATTCAGTTCGGTCCTATTTCGCTGGATACAGTAAGCGAAGAGCTATCGCTAAACGGTGAGGCTTTAGATTTAACCGCGTATGAATACAAAGTTATGGAGTACCTTATGCTCAATCCGCAAAAGGTCATCTCTAAAACAGAGCTAACCGAACATATTTACGATCAAGATTTCGATTTAGACAGCAATGTCATTGAAGTTTTTGTAGGAAGACTGCGCAAGAAATTAGACCCGTCAGGTGAATTGAAACCAATCGAAACGCTTCGAGGTAGAGGCTACAGGATCAATAGAAGTTTATGA
- a CDS encoding ATP-binding protein — protein sequence MRQLSLRLRSIFLAIVLLALFAPFTVVILDEAYTDSLTQAKMSELRLMNLGLLSAFELDGDLPYMPEILYEEQLNLPGSGYLGVIVFRDEVIWQSASALEYTFSPPEIDVAVGNELFLESYTPTFEEASQFFVYAFTAEFASSRDFEPVRFYIFNNKALFEAERNTFLSTTWQWIVTLCIALLVFIIIGISLVLLPVRKLIDEISQASSGNKRELESRYPVEFDSLKESINGLLQTEAAQRARYKNSLGDLAHSLKTPLAVASGNSNLPTEVKDSLQQIDRIIKRQLKRASAGKSGWQQAIDVLPVLHKLADAMDKVYQEKALTIEIEMDDNLQFKGDETDFMELCGNLLDNACKAARGRIVISAETSGGWLTINVEDDGPGIPDDKKVLLLERGTRLDTYTEGHGIGMALATDLVSIYEGRMLIKDSALGGARIVIQFPNHD from the coding sequence ATGAGGCAGTTGTCGCTTCGTTTACGAAGTATATTTCTAGCGATAGTTCTACTTGCACTTTTTGCGCCTTTTACTGTTGTCATTTTGGACGAAGCTTATACCGATAGCCTTACACAAGCCAAGATGAGCGAGCTTAGGTTGATGAACTTGGGGCTGCTATCTGCTTTCGAGTTAGATGGCGACCTGCCCTATATGCCTGAAATTTTATACGAAGAACAGCTAAACCTACCTGGCTCTGGTTATCTTGGCGTTATCGTTTTTCGAGATGAAGTGATTTGGCAGTCAGCTTCTGCCCTAGAGTATACTTTTTCTCCACCCGAAATAGACGTGGCAGTAGGTAACGAGTTGTTCTTGGAATCCTATACTCCCACATTTGAGGAAGCATCCCAATTTTTTGTATATGCCTTTACTGCTGAGTTTGCATCAAGCAGAGATTTCGAACCAGTAAGGTTTTATATATTTAATAATAAAGCACTTTTTGAAGCTGAGAGAAATACTTTTTTAAGCACAACGTGGCAATGGATAGTCACTCTTTGCATTGCACTTTTAGTCTTTATCATTATAGGTATAAGCTTAGTTCTTCTACCTGTTAGAAAGCTGATTGACGAAATTTCACAAGCTTCTAGCGGTAACAAACGAGAGTTAGAATCTCGATACCCCGTCGAATTTGATTCTTTAAAAGAGTCTATCAACGGATTACTTCAAACTGAAGCTGCCCAAAGAGCTAGGTATAAAAACAGCTTAGGTGACCTAGCACATAGTTTGAAAACACCACTTGCAGTAGCTTCGGGGAATAGCAATTTACCAACCGAAGTAAAAGACTCGCTTCAGCAAATTGACAGAATCATTAAACGCCAGCTGAAAAGAGCAAGTGCAGGAAAATCTGGTTGGCAACAAGCTATTGATGTTTTGCCCGTATTGCACAAACTTGCCGATGCTATGGACAAAGTTTATCAAGAGAAAGCCCTAACCATTGAAATCGAAATGGATGATAACCTCCAGTTCAAAGGGGACGAAACAGACTTTATGGAGCTTTGTGGCAACCTCTTAGATAATGCGTGCAAAGCGGCTCGGGGTAGAATCGTTATCTCTGCAGAAACGAGTGGGGGTTGGCTCACAATCAATGTTGAAGATGACGGACCAGGTATACCGGACGACAAAAAAGTACTTTTACTAGAGCGAGGAACCCGACTTGATACCTACACAGAAGGCCACGGAATTGGAATGGCCCTGGCTACCGACCTAGTTTCAATCTACGAGGGTAGAATGCTTATCAAAGACAGCGCGCTTGGCGGCGCTCGTATCGTTATTCAATTCCCAAATCACGATTAG
- a CDS encoding AI-2E family transporter, translating into MSMELRSPTAKILIVLACLVIVMAGIKAASTIMVPFFLSIFIAIACSPIIRWTSKFGVPKWLSITFVILLIVVFGFLLAGLVGQSMTEFRENLPEYRSKLDTEFAWVVAKLAQFNIHINRELIASHLDPATAMSVATNFISGMGGVLSNLFLILLTVIFMLFEADSIPRRFHIALADPGMKLKHIDKFIRSVNSYLAIKTVVSLGTGLIIGVWLYVLGVDHFMLWAVLAFMLNFIPNIGSIIAAVPAVLIAFVQLGPASAGFAALGFVLVNTIMGNMVEPRLMGKGMGLSTLVVFLSLIFWGWLLGTVGMLLSVPLTMVVKIALESREESKWLAVLLSSEGEKSTS; encoded by the coding sequence ATGTCAATGGAACTACGCTCGCCAACAGCAAAGATTCTTATCGTTTTAGCGTGTTTAGTGATAGTGATGGCAGGAATTAAAGCTGCCAGCACAATCATGGTACCGTTTTTTCTCTCTATTTTTATAGCGATCGCGTGTAGTCCAATTATACGCTGGACCTCTAAATTCGGCGTCCCCAAATGGCTATCAATCACCTTTGTTATACTGCTTATTGTTGTTTTTGGTTTTCTTTTAGCTGGCTTAGTCGGCCAGTCTATGACCGAGTTTAGAGAAAACTTGCCGGAGTATAGAAGTAAGCTTGATACAGAGTTTGCTTGGGTTGTGGCGAAGTTGGCTCAGTTCAACATTCACATAAATAGAGAGTTGATCGCTTCTCACCTTGACCCAGCAACGGCCATGTCTGTGGCAACGAATTTTATTAGCGGAATGGGCGGCGTTCTTTCTAACCTATTCCTAATACTTTTGACTGTCATTTTCATGCTTTTTGAAGCAGATAGTATTCCTCGCCGTTTTCATATCGCGCTTGCAGATCCTGGGATGAAACTGAAGCACATCGACAAATTTATACGTTCTGTAAACAGTTATTTAGCGATAAAAACTGTAGTTAGTTTAGGTACTGGTTTGATAATTGGTGTTTGGCTGTACGTGCTGGGGGTAGACCACTTCATGTTATGGGCCGTGTTGGCCTTCATGCTCAACTTTATTCCAAACATAGGTTCTATTATTGCGGCAGTGCCGGCAGTATTAATCGCATTTGTTCAACTTGGTCCAGCCTCAGCAGGCTTCGCTGCACTCGGTTTTGTACTTGTAAATACCATCATGGGTAATATGGTCGAGCCTAGACTAATGGGGAAGGGCATGGGGCTCTCTACACTTGTAGTATTCCTATCATTGATATTTTGGGGTTGGTTATTGGGCACCGTCGGAATGCTGCTATCGGTACCTTTAACCATGGTAGTAAAAATAGCACTTGAATCTCGCGAAGAAAGTAAGTGGCTTGCGGTGTTGTTATCAAGTGAAGGCGAAAAATCCACTTCGTAA
- the folX gene encoding dihydroneopterin triphosphate 2'-epimerase, which translates to MNFNLATIKIKNLRLRTYIGINEDEIKNKQDVVVNVKIDYDAEKATNTDDMSDALNYKTITKAIIKLVEDNRFSLLEKLTADVLSIASEHSSVRYAEVEVDKPHALRFSDSVSLTLSCNKSG; encoded by the coding sequence ATGAACTTTAATCTTGCCACTATTAAAATTAAAAACTTAAGACTACGCACATACATTGGCATCAATGAAGATGAGATAAAAAACAAACAGGATGTTGTCGTTAACGTAAAAATTGATTATGACGCTGAAAAGGCGACAAACACCGACGATATGAGTGACGCGCTCAATTATAAAACGATTACAAAGGCAATTATCAAACTCGTCGAAGACAACCGTTTCTCCCTTTTAGAAAAGCTTACCGCAGATGTACTAAGTATTGCGTCGGAACACTCTTCAGTACGTTACGCCGAGGTTGAAGTTGATAAGCCCCACGCGCTTAGATTTTCTGATTCAGTGTCTCTGACGCTGTCTTGTAATAAATCGGGATAG
- a CDS encoding TIGR01777 family oxidoreductase codes for MNILLTGGTGLIGREFIRQYSDKHSFTVISRDIAKAKNKLGNRVDIVESIASIKNFENFDAVINLAGEPIADKRWTATQKKRICDSRWDITAELVSKINSCETPPSVFLSGSAIGYYGSQGDRLVTEETSARDEFTHDLCAKWEAIAQGVDQTKTRVVTLRTGVVLTDKGGALGKMAMPFKLGAGGTLGSGNQYLAWIHLQDMVSAISFLLEDSACTGAFNLTAPEPVTNKVFSKTLAKALGRPCLFNVPSFVMKIAMGESSKMILEGQRVIPQKLISAGFKFGLPSIEEALDEIYSS; via the coding sequence GTGAACATTCTTTTGACTGGTGGTACCGGGCTGATTGGCAGAGAATTTATTCGCCAATATTCAGATAAACACTCATTCACTGTGATTTCTCGCGATATTGCAAAGGCAAAGAATAAACTAGGAAATCGAGTTGATATTGTAGAAAGCATTGCTTCGATAAAAAACTTCGAGAACTTCGATGCTGTTATAAATTTAGCTGGTGAACCTATCGCTGATAAACGTTGGACAGCCACTCAAAAGAAAAGGATTTGCGATAGCCGTTGGGATATTACTGCTGAATTAGTTTCTAAAATAAACAGCTGTGAAACACCGCCGTCAGTTTTCTTATCGGGTTCTGCAATTGGTTATTACGGCAGCCAGGGAGACAGGCTTGTAACTGAAGAGACCTCTGCTCGCGATGAGTTCACCCATGATTTATGTGCAAAATGGGAAGCTATTGCTCAAGGCGTAGATCAAACGAAAACTCGTGTGGTTACGCTCCGTACTGGCGTAGTGCTTACCGATAAAGGCGGAGCGCTTGGAAAAATGGCTATGCCCTTTAAGCTAGGTGCCGGAGGTACACTGGGGAGTGGAAATCAGTACTTAGCTTGGATTCACTTACAGGACATGGTTAGTGCTATCTCTTTTTTGTTAGAAGATAGCGCTTGTACTGGTGCGTTCAATTTAACTGCTCCGGAGCCTGTTACGAACAAGGTGTTTTCTAAAACGCTTGCGAAAGCGCTGGGTCGCCCTTGCCTTTTTAACGTACCGAGCTTCGTTATGAAGATAGCAATGGGCGAGTCATCAAAGATGATATTAGAGGGTCAACGAGTCATTCCTCAAAAGCTTATCTCTGCTGGCTTCAAGTTCGGGCTCCCGTCTATCGAAGAAGCGCTGGACGAGATATACAGCAGCTAA